Genomic DNA from uncultured Methanospirillum sp.:
CCTGTTTGGCTCACCTGCCCAGGCACTCGATTCGTTCTTGGATGGATCTGATAAGGTCAGATCGCACTCGTATTCTGCCGAGGACGAATGGGCCACAGCCGGAGCCGGTATCGTCAGGGATCATCCTCTTTATCCACATGTGCTCTGCGAAATGGAGACCTCTCGGGGTTGCTCGCACGCTGAGTCAGGCGGATGTTCATTCTGTACTGAACCGTTCTACGGCAAACCTGAGTATCGGGATGTATCAGGCATCGTAGCAGAAGTGAAGGTACTTTCTGATCAGGGAATTCTTCATTTCAGACTCGGTCGCCAGCCTGACCTGCTCACGTACCATGCAGGACCCGGGGAATATCCTGCTCCAAGACCCGAGATCCTTGAACGGCTCTTTACCGGGATCAGGGCAGCTGCACCTGATCTTGAGACCCTCCATATCGACAACATCAACCCCGGAACGATTGCACGGCATCCGGATGCATCACGGGAAGCATTATCAGTCATCGTGAACGGCCATACTCCCGGAGATGTTGCAGCGTTCGGGATGGAGACCGCTGATCCTGCGGTGGTCAGGGCGAACAATCTCAAAGCAGATCCTGATATGGTGATGGAGGCTGTGCGGATTGTCAATGAAGTCGGAGGTCACCGTGATCATGGCATCCCCCATCTGCTTCCTGGTCTGAATTTTATCTGTGGATTAGCAGGTGAGACCGCTGACACCTATCGTCTGAACAGAGAGTTCCTCAATCAGATCATGAATGAGCATCTCCTGGTAAGACGGGTGAACATCAGGCAACTGATGCCGTTCGAAGGGACCCGGGCCTGGTCAGAAAATGCTCTCCCGGTGGATGATCGTCTCTTTCATCAGTTCAAGGAGGAGGTTCGTAAACACTTTGACCTGCCGATGCTCCGTCAGGTCTATCCGGTGATGACTGTGCTCCGGAATGTTATCATTGAAGAATCAGGCAATACCTCGTTTGGAAGACAGTTAGGTTCGTATCCGATCCTGGTGGGCATTCCTTTGGACCTTCCGCTCCGAACAATTCTGGATGTTGTCATCGTGGATCATGGGATGAGATCGGTAACCGGTCTGCCATGGCCGATTCCGATCAACGACCTTCCTGCAAAAGTTATCAGATGGATACCCGGTCTTCTAAAATCTGCACAGGGCCGTGTCCTTGCAAAACGTCCGTTCAGGGATCTGGCATCATTTGAGCAGGCAGCAGGAGTATCCTTTCCTCCCGGCCTCTTCTCGTTTACATCTCACGCAGTTCCATCACGGTGAAGATATCTGACTTGGTGATGATACCGGCAACAGACCCGTTTTCTATCACCGGAATTCTGCCGATATTATACTGAGTCATGATCCTGAGTGCATCAAATACCGGAGCTTCAGGTGGAAGGGTTATTACATCGGTGGTCATTGAGTCTTTCACCTGCATTGCATCACGGTCAATTGATGAGACACGCGTAATGTCATCAAGGGTGATGATACCAGCCAGATAACCCCGGTCGATGACCGGAAATCCAAGATGCTTGGTCTGGTACATCATGGCAATCACTTCTGTGAGCGGCATCCCGGGCTGGACTGACATAACCGGCTGTGACATGATCTCCCTTGTTGTAACATCCTTGAGCAGGAACTTGTACCTGGTGACATTCGATTCCTGTCCTGCGCCGATATAGATGAAAAAGGCAATCAGGATAAGGATGGGTGAGAAGATGACCAGACCAATGAGACCGAAGATGACTGCAAACGCTTTTCCTATGGTGGATGCGATGCCGGTTGCCTTATGAAGTGGCATCCTGAGTGCAAGGTATGCTCTGAGCACCCGCCCCCCGTCCATCGGAAAGGCAGGGAGCAGGTTGAAGATAAAGAGCAGAATATTCAGGATTGCCAGGTATCCCCAGACGTATGTGACCATACCGGCGAGAGCAGGATCTGCTATCACCAGGGGTGTTCCATAGAGCAGTGCGATGCAAACAAGGCCGAGAGCCAGGCTCATGGCCGGGCCAGCCAGGGCCATCCAGAATTCAACTCTTGGATCAGTATCCCGATCCTCAATAGATGCAACACCTCCAAAAAACAGGAGCGTGATACTGCCGATAGCAATACCTGCCCGTCTGGCGATGAGTGAATGGGCAAGTTCATGAACAAATACGCCCAGGAACAACCCAATGGCGATCACGAATCCGAGAAGGTACGGGATGTACCCCTGCGTGATCAACTCGTCATTGAGCTGAACATGGAAAAGATCTGATACCATCGAGACCGTGAATGTGATGTCGGTCCCGATCAGCCAGGCAAATATTGGGATTATCAGAAGGAAGGTAAAATGTATCATGATCGGAATACCAAACAGTCGTCCGATTCTGAATGATCCATCCATAATACAGTATTCACTGAGATCAATAAACAGATGGTGATGACTGAGGATCCGGTGGTCTTTTCCTCTCGCCTGGCTGCTGTCCTTCAGGTATGCCATGAGCAGGCATAGATCCGGTCAGTGTGGCCCGTTCCTGATGAAGATAAATACCTACTTTTTTATGGATATGATATAAATGTCAATGGAGTATGAAGAATCAGATTACTGACCTTATCGGCCTTAAGATATACTCTGAGAACGGTATGTTCATCGGTGAGGTGGAAGACCTCGTTCTTGACATTGATTCAAAGCGAATAGACTCAATAGCGGCAGGGAAACTGAATCCTGATGTTATCGAAGTCAAGACCCATAAGGGTATCAAGATTCCGTTCAGGTTGGTCAAGAGCATCTCTGATGTGGTTGTGATACGCCATATTCAGAATATGTTCAAGGATGATGCTGACCTCTGATCACTCCAATATTGAGCATTTAATCAGATTCTTAATCAACCTCTCCCGAAACATAAGATCATGTATGGTCCAGGGCAGGATTATCAGTGAAAGAGCGGGAGATATACACTGGGATAAAAGCCCTTGCGCCCGTTATCGTCAGGCTTGATGGTCGAGCCTTTCACCAGTTTCTTGCACGTCAATCTCTTAAACGTCCCTTTGATGACGGATTTTCTCTGGCGATGGTGAATGTCTGCTCTTCTCTTCTTATTGAAAGCGGGTTCGCACCTCTCTTTGCATACACCTTTTCAGATGAGATAAGTATCTATCTTGATGAACTCCCGTTTGAGGGGCGCGTTGAGAAACTTGCCTCGGTGATCGCCTCACTGGCTTCAAGTTCTCTGACTATTGCTATGAAACCTCCATCACCGATCTCATTTGATGCACGAATCATTCCTGTTGAAAAGGGCATGGTTACAGAGTACCTGAACTGGCGACAGAAAGAGGCATGGCGCAACCATATCAACGGGTATAGCCAGGCACTTCTCCTGCAGGACGGAGTTGGCAGGACTGAGGTTCAGCGCCGGCTGAATGGCATCAGTGCACGTGAACTTCATGAGATCTGTTTTCAGCACGGTGTTAATCTTGCACAGACTCCCGCATGGGAACGCCGGGGGATTATGGTGTACCACACCCAGTATACAAAGGAAGGATACAATCCGGTGACACAGGAGAAGACCGAGGCGATCAGGAGAAGGGTGTATGTTGACCGGGACATCCCAGTTTTTTCATCAGAAGAAGGGCAGGCGTTTGTAGAGAGGATACTTGGTCATTGACCTGTTTTGATTTAACTCTAAAAAATTATTGTAGTTCCCGTGTGATGGTCAGATCTCTGATACCCGGTTCAGGACGTACTCGTACACCTGCTGACAGTTCTCAAGCATAGACACCGGAACCCG
This window encodes:
- a CDS encoding PRC-barrel domain-containing protein; translated protein: MKNQITDLIGLKIYSENGMFIGEVEDLVLDIDSKRIDSIAAGKLNPDVIEVKTHKGIKIPFRLVKSISDVVVIRHIQNMFKDDADL
- a CDS encoding tRNA(His) guanylyltransferase Thg1 family protein; the protein is MKEREIYTGIKALAPVIVRLDGRAFHQFLARQSLKRPFDDGFSLAMVNVCSSLLIESGFAPLFAYTFSDEISIYLDELPFEGRVEKLASVIASLASSSLTIAMKPPSPISFDARIIPVEKGMVTEYLNWRQKEAWRNHINGYSQALLLQDGVGRTEVQRRLNGISARELHEICFQHGVNLAQTPAWERRGIMVYHTQYTKEGYNPVTQEKTEAIRRRVYVDRDIPVFSSEEGQAFVERILGH
- a CDS encoding radical SAM protein, with amino-acid sequence MSAEAWIIDGYVDEPACLGVPPYISPYIRTVAGVLTSRRFSVRYCTIDQIRADYTFLKKAGGSDLVVMIAGVTVPGKYLGGTPAGYGDIRQIGSSLKGPDSPDTFLGGPVLFGSSQGGGIKAIRQEEFGFDHLLFGSPAQALDSFLDGSDKVRSHSYSAEDEWATAGAGIVRDHPLYPHVLCEMETSRGCSHAESGGCSFCTEPFYGKPEYRDVSGIVAEVKVLSDQGILHFRLGRQPDLLTYHAGPGEYPAPRPEILERLFTGIRAAAPDLETLHIDNINPGTIARHPDASREALSVIVNGHTPGDVAAFGMETADPAVVRANNLKADPDMVMEAVRIVNEVGGHRDHGIPHLLPGLNFICGLAGETADTYRLNREFLNQIMNEHLLVRRVNIRQLMPFEGTRAWSENALPVDDRLFHQFKEEVRKHFDLPMLRQVYPVMTVLRNVIIEESGNTSFGRQLGSYPILVGIPLDLPLRTILDVVIVDHGMRSVTGLPWPIPINDLPAKVIRWIPGLLKSAQGRVLAKRPFRDLASFEQAAGVSFPPGLFSFTSHAVPSR
- a CDS encoding CBS domain-containing protein; protein product: MAYLKDSSQARGKDHRILSHHHLFIDLSEYCIMDGSFRIGRLFGIPIMIHFTFLLIIPIFAWLIGTDITFTVSMVSDLFHVQLNDELITQGYIPYLLGFVIAIGLFLGVFVHELAHSLIARRAGIAIGSITLLFFGGVASIEDRDTDPRVEFWMALAGPAMSLALGLVCIALLYGTPLVIADPALAGMVTYVWGYLAILNILLFIFNLLPAFPMDGGRVLRAYLALRMPLHKATGIASTIGKAFAVIFGLIGLVIFSPILILIAFFIYIGAGQESNVTRYKFLLKDVTTREIMSQPVMSVQPGMPLTEVIAMMYQTKHLGFPVIDRGYLAGIITLDDITRVSSIDRDAMQVKDSMTTDVITLPPEAPVFDALRIMTQYNIGRIPVIENGSVAGIITKSDIFTVMELREM